A genomic region of Leptospira mtsangambouensis contains the following coding sequences:
- the hemC gene encoding hydroxymethylbilane synthase, with translation MDGKIYLSDIIKIGGRSSLLSRIQIFSVTKALRQKNKTKEFQTVFRESAGDKDLKTPLWQFAGQGIFTKDLQEDLLNHKIDIVIHSWKDMDLRERKDTLLVPILPREDVRDVLLFKRNKWISAPTEITILTSSPRREHHIRDFVKSYFPTPINTFQVKIESVRGNIQTRLRKYMEHENGGILVAKAALDRILSFNDEDNQIPELSDVKQLVRETINLSLFMVMPSSIFPSAPAQGALCAEIRKEDKHLEAILREISNADAELTANEERKILSQYGGGCHQKIGVSVLTRDYGKITFVRGETEDGKTLLTKELSGSPDLSYHRHEVWPPNAKMAARQRERLTYSIPKDVDVFVSRGYAFPLDLSVNPTNQILWSAGLSTWKDLALRGFWVNGTCDGLGESEPPNIDFLLGRSPKFVKLTHVDSDKHNSIYPVVPTYFVSAPEIPVPFDISKIKAAYWRSGSEFDIITKRFPELLNVIHFVGPGSTFKKIKQTIGETAASTRVFVSLSFDSWVERYIKP, from the coding sequence ATGGATGGGAAGATTTACTTGTCTGATATCATCAAAATAGGAGGAAGGTCCTCCCTTCTTTCTCGAATTCAAATTTTTTCCGTAACCAAAGCACTCCGACAAAAAAACAAAACAAAAGAATTCCAAACTGTTTTTAGAGAATCTGCAGGCGATAAAGATCTCAAAACTCCTCTTTGGCAATTTGCCGGACAGGGAATTTTCACAAAAGACCTCCAAGAAGATTTACTAAATCATAAAATTGATATCGTCATTCACTCTTGGAAGGATATGGATTTAAGAGAACGTAAAGACACTCTTTTAGTGCCCATCTTACCAAGAGAAGACGTTCGGGATGTTTTGTTATTCAAAAGAAACAAATGGATCTCAGCACCAACAGAAATCACAATCCTTACTTCTTCGCCGCGGAGAGAACATCACATCCGTGATTTTGTAAAATCTTACTTCCCAACTCCGATTAATACTTTCCAAGTCAAAATCGAATCTGTCAGAGGAAATATCCAAACAAGACTTCGAAAATACATGGAACATGAAAATGGAGGGATCCTCGTTGCGAAAGCTGCTTTAGATAGAATCCTTAGTTTCAATGATGAAGATAACCAAATTCCTGAACTTAGCGATGTAAAACAACTAGTTAGAGAAACAATCAACCTCTCACTATTTATGGTGATGCCATCTTCTATTTTCCCTAGTGCGCCTGCTCAAGGTGCGCTTTGTGCAGAAATTAGAAAAGAAGATAAACATTTGGAAGCGATCCTAAGAGAAATTTCAAATGCCGACGCCGAATTAACTGCAAACGAAGAAAGAAAAATTTTATCACAGTATGGTGGTGGATGCCATCAAAAAATTGGAGTTTCTGTTTTAACGAGAGATTACGGAAAAATTACTTTTGTTAGAGGAGAAACTGAAGATGGTAAAACATTACTCACAAAAGAATTGTCAGGTAGCCCTGATCTAAGTTATCACCGACATGAAGTTTGGCCTCCGAATGCAAAGATGGCTGCAAGACAAAGGGAACGCTTAACATATTCCATTCCGAAAGATGTAGATGTGTTTGTATCTCGAGGTTATGCATTCCCACTCGACTTGTCAGTCAACCCAACAAATCAAATCCTTTGGTCTGCTGGTCTTTCAACCTGGAAAGACTTAGCTCTTAGGGGATTTTGGGTAAATGGGACCTGTGATGGATTAGGTGAAAGTGAACCACCAAACATTGATTTTCTTTTGGGTAGAAGTCCAAAATTTGTAAAACTGACTCATGTTGACTCGGACAAACATAATAGCATTTATCCGGTTGTCCCTACCTACTTTGTTTCAGCACCAGAAATTCCTGTTCCTTTTGATATTTCCAAAATCAAAGCAGCTTACTGGCGGAGTGGTTCGGAATTTGATATTATAACAAAAAGATTTCCCGAATTATTAAATGTCATTCATTTTGTAGGTCCAGGATCAACGTTTAAAAAAATCAAACAGACAATAGGTGAAACCGCAGCATCGACTAGAGTTTTTGTATCTTTATCATTTGATTCTTGGGTAGAAAGGTATATAAAGCCATGA